The proteins below come from a single Trachemys scripta elegans isolate TJP31775 chromosome 16, CAS_Tse_1.0, whole genome shotgun sequence genomic window:
- the LOC117888724 gene encoding serine/threonine-protein kinase SBK2-like isoform X2: MTLPTPWGMEQQLEEMMELTAQNLPWLEVTQSYTILRELGSGSYGHVLLAVHQRQGSPMALKFIEKRDTELRDFLSEYCIALTLAAHPCIASALGIAFQTKHHYVFAQELAPARDLFSLLQPQVGFGIAELQVKRCALQLASALEYMGAKGLVHRDVKPENVLLLDLECRRVKLTDFGLSCPQGTAIEALPENLPYTAPELCRLGPSARLPAQPSLDAWALGVLLFCVLTGFFPWHTAADRHYRDYERWHRSPRVRPRPPHWGRFTYEAREMLRGLLDPDPIRRSPASIAMAHVKCPWLEPKEPGAARADRTLLGSSHCR; encoded by the exons ATGACCCTGCCCACTCCGTGGGGCatggagcagcagctggaggagatGATGGAGCTGACGGCGCAGAACCTGCCCTGGCTGGAGGTGACCCAGTCATACACCATCCTGAGGGAGCTGGGCAGCGGCTCCTATGGCCACGTGCTGCTGGCTGTGCACCAGCGGCAAG gcAGCCCGATGGCACTGAAATTCATCGAGAAGCGGGACACTGAGCTGCGGGACTTCCTGAGCGAGTACTGCATCGCGCTGACCCTGGCTGCCCACCCCTGCATCGCCAGCGCCCTGGGTATCGCCTTCCAGACCAAGCACCACTATGTCTTCGCGCAGGAGCTCGCCCCTGCCAGGGacctcttctccctgctgcagccacag GTGGGGTTCGGGATCGCGGAGCTGCAGGTCAAGCGCTGTGCTCTGCAGCTCGCCAGCGCCCTGGAGTACATGGGGGCCAAGGGGCTGGTTCACCGCGATGTCAAGCCTGAGAACGTGCTGCTTCTCGACCTTGAGTGCCGGCGTGTCAAACTGACCGACTTCGGGCTGAGCTGCCCGCAGGGCACTGCCATCGAGGCCCTGCCTGAGAACTTGCCCTACACAGCACCCGAGCTGTGCCGCCTGGGGCCCTCGGCCcgcctgccagcccagcccagcctggacgCCTGGGCGCTGGGCGTGCTGCTCTTCTGCGTGCTGACCGGCTTCTTCCCCTGGCACACGGCCGCCGACCGGCACTACCGGGACTATGAGCGCTGGCATCGCAGCCCCCGTGTCCGCCCGCGCCCACCCCACTGGGGGCGCTTCACCTACGAGGCCCGGGAGATGCTGCGAGGGCTGCTGGACCCCGACCCCATCCGGCGCAGCCCAGCCAGCATTGCCATGGCCCACGTCAAGTGCCCCTGGCTGGAGCCCAAGGAGCCGGGCGCTGCCCGTGCAGACAGGACTCTGCTGGGGAGCAGCCATTGCCGCTGA
- the LOC117888724 gene encoding serine/threonine-protein kinase SBK2-like isoform X3 produces MALKFIEKRDTELRDFLSEYCIALTLAAHPCIASALGIAFQTKHHYVFAQELAPARDLFSLLQPQVGFGIAELQVKRCALQLASALEYMGAKGLVHRDVKPENVLLLDLECRRVKLTDFGLSCPQGTAIEALPENLPYTAPELCRLGPSARLPAQPSLDAWALGVLLFCVLTGFFPWHTAADRHYRDYERWHRSPRVRPRPPHWGRFTYEAREMLRGLLDPDPIRRSPASIAMAHVKCPWLEPKEPGAARADRTLLGSSHCR; encoded by the exons ATGGCACTGAAATTCATCGAGAAGCGGGACACTGAGCTGCGGGACTTCCTGAGCGAGTACTGCATCGCGCTGACCCTGGCTGCCCACCCCTGCATCGCCAGCGCCCTGGGTATCGCCTTCCAGACCAAGCACCACTATGTCTTCGCGCAGGAGCTCGCCCCTGCCAGGGacctcttctccctgctgcagccacag GTGGGGTTCGGGATCGCGGAGCTGCAGGTCAAGCGCTGTGCTCTGCAGCTCGCCAGCGCCCTGGAGTACATGGGGGCCAAGGGGCTGGTTCACCGCGATGTCAAGCCTGAGAACGTGCTGCTTCTCGACCTTGAGTGCCGGCGTGTCAAACTGACCGACTTCGGGCTGAGCTGCCCGCAGGGCACTGCCATCGAGGCCCTGCCTGAGAACTTGCCCTACACAGCACCCGAGCTGTGCCGCCTGGGGCCCTCGGCCcgcctgccagcccagcccagcctggacgCCTGGGCGCTGGGCGTGCTGCTCTTCTGCGTGCTGACCGGCTTCTTCCCCTGGCACACGGCCGCCGACCGGCACTACCGGGACTATGAGCGCTGGCATCGCAGCCCCCGTGTCCGCCCGCGCCCACCCCACTGGGGGCGCTTCACCTACGAGGCCCGGGAGATGCTGCGAGGGCTGCTGGACCCCGACCCCATCCGGCGCAGCCCAGCCAGCATTGCCATGGCCCACGTCAAGTGCCCCTGGCTGGAGCCCAAGGAGCCGGGCGCTGCCCGTGCAGACAGGACTCTGCTGGGGAGCAGCCATTGCCGCTGA
- the LOC117888724 gene encoding serine/threonine-protein kinase SBK2-like isoform X1, whose protein sequence is MPCPSSEAPSPTGVPVENQTWVSMAKQRCRRGPCLNAGLVMSVSPGGRLDTAPGGNNSIPPHPAAMTLPTPWGMEQQLEEMMELTAQNLPWLEVTQSYTILRELGSGSYGHVLLAVHQRQGSPMALKFIEKRDTELRDFLSEYCIALTLAAHPCIASALGIAFQTKHHYVFAQELAPARDLFSLLQPQVGFGIAELQVKRCALQLASALEYMGAKGLVHRDVKPENVLLLDLECRRVKLTDFGLSCPQGTAIEALPENLPYTAPELCRLGPSARLPAQPSLDAWALGVLLFCVLTGFFPWHTAADRHYRDYERWHRSPRVRPRPPHWGRFTYEAREMLRGLLDPDPIRRSPASIAMAHVKCPWLEPKEPGAARADRTLLGSSHCR, encoded by the exons atgccctgcccctcctctgaggctcCGTCGCCAActggtgttccggtcgaaaaccagacgtGGGTCAGCATGGCAAAGCAAAGGTGCCGACGCGGGCCGTGTCTCAATGCTGGGCTGGTGATGTCCGTGTCCCCAGGGGGCCGTCTGGACACTGCTCCCGGTGGTAACAactccatccctccccatcccgcAGCCATGACCCTGCCCACTCCGTGGGGCatggagcagcagctggaggagatGATGGAGCTGACGGCGCAGAACCTGCCCTGGCTGGAGGTGACCCAGTCATACACCATCCTGAGGGAGCTGGGCAGCGGCTCCTATGGCCACGTGCTGCTGGCTGTGCACCAGCGGCAAG gcAGCCCGATGGCACTGAAATTCATCGAGAAGCGGGACACTGAGCTGCGGGACTTCCTGAGCGAGTACTGCATCGCGCTGACCCTGGCTGCCCACCCCTGCATCGCCAGCGCCCTGGGTATCGCCTTCCAGACCAAGCACCACTATGTCTTCGCGCAGGAGCTCGCCCCTGCCAGGGacctcttctccctgctgcagccacag GTGGGGTTCGGGATCGCGGAGCTGCAGGTCAAGCGCTGTGCTCTGCAGCTCGCCAGCGCCCTGGAGTACATGGGGGCCAAGGGGCTGGTTCACCGCGATGTCAAGCCTGAGAACGTGCTGCTTCTCGACCTTGAGTGCCGGCGTGTCAAACTGACCGACTTCGGGCTGAGCTGCCCGCAGGGCACTGCCATCGAGGCCCTGCCTGAGAACTTGCCCTACACAGCACCCGAGCTGTGCCGCCTGGGGCCCTCGGCCcgcctgccagcccagcccagcctggacgCCTGGGCGCTGGGCGTGCTGCTCTTCTGCGTGCTGACCGGCTTCTTCCCCTGGCACACGGCCGCCGACCGGCACTACCGGGACTATGAGCGCTGGCATCGCAGCCCCCGTGTCCGCCCGCGCCCACCCCACTGGGGGCGCTTCACCTACGAGGCCCGGGAGATGCTGCGAGGGCTGCTGGACCCCGACCCCATCCGGCGCAGCCCAGCCAGCATTGCCATGGCCCACGTCAAGTGCCCCTGGCTGGAGCCCAAGGAGCCGGGCGCTGCCCGTGCAGACAGGACTCTGCTGGGGAGCAGCCATTGCCGCTGA